A region of the Ornithinimicrobium ciconiae genome:
TGAATCCCTTGGCCAGGTCACGCACCTCACGGTTCCAGTCCGCGGCGGTGACATCGCGCCATACGTCCTCGACCTGGCGGGCCAGCAGCGGACGGTGCGGCTCGGCGGCCGCCCAGTCGTGGGGGATGTCGGACAGGTTCCCGTCCTCGCGTGGCGCAACCAATGGGGGAACTTCAAACTCCTGCACGGGCGCTCCTTCGCAGCGGTGGTCGACGGACCCCACTTTAGCCGCGGCGGTATACCCTGCCGTGCATGGCCGACCGCACTGAATCCTCCATCCTCATTCCCGCACCGCCGAGTGCGGTGATCGATGTGATCTCCGACTTCGAGGAGTATCCGCAGTGGGCCGATTTCAAGGCGGCCCAGATCCTGTCCGAGGACGACGGCGGCTGGGCCGACGAGGTGGAGTTCACCCTCGAGGCCGGCATGATCAAGGACACCTATGTCCTCGGCTATGACTGGGAGATCACCGAGAGCGGAGAGGGACAGGTCTCCTGGCACCTGGTGCGCGCGAGCGTGCTGAAGGCGATGACCGGCTCCTATGCCCTGTCCGCGGTCGACATGCCGACCGCGCCCGACGGGGTGGGCACGCAGGTGCGCTATCAGCTGCAGGTCGACGTCAAGATCCCGATGCTGGGCGCGATGAAGCGCAAGGCGGAGAAGATGATCGTGGACACCGCCCTGAAGTCGCTCTCCGAGCGAGTGGTCGCGCGTGGCTGAGTCCGCCGGGTCTAACTCCGCCCGCGACACCTGGGGGTCCGGCCAGGTCGAGCACGAGGCACGCCAACTAGTCGAGGCCGCGGCGCGCTGGCTCTCCGCGGTGCCCGACAGCCGGGAGTATGCCGACCGCTCGGTGGATCGCGAGGCGGAGGCCGAGGCGGCGGCCGGGTTGGGCGACGCCGACGGTGACGGGGCAGGGCCGGGCGGCGCTGAGGAGTCTGCTGCCGCCGGCGCGTCAGGAGAGCACCTGTGTCGCGGCTGCCCGTGGTGCCGGGCCAAGGCCGCGGCAGCCGGGCCGATCGGGGCGGACGCCCTGGAGTCCCTGGCGCACCTGCTGGGGTCGGCGGCCGAGAGCCTGGCGCTGTTTGCCCAGTCGCGTCGTGAGACGGCCGAGCAGATGGCACGTGAGGCTGAGCGTGCTGCTGAGGACGATGAGTCTGCTGACCATCCGGATCACGGTGACGCGGCAGCGTCGGAAAATCACGGTGACGCGGCAGCGTCGGAAATGGGTTGAGCTCGTGGCGGTCAACATCGGGATCGATGTCGGTGGCACCGGCATCAAGGGGGCAGCGGTCGGCGAGGACGGCACCCTGAGCCACC
Encoded here:
- a CDS encoding SRPBCC family protein encodes the protein MADRTESSILIPAPPSAVIDVISDFEEYPQWADFKAAQILSEDDGGWADEVEFTLEAGMIKDTYVLGYDWEITESGEGQVSWHLVRASVLKAMTGSYALSAVDMPTAPDGVGTQVRYQLQVDVKIPMLGAMKRKAEKMIVDTALKSLSERVVARG